One segment of Rosa chinensis cultivar Old Blush chromosome 6, RchiOBHm-V2, whole genome shotgun sequence DNA contains the following:
- the LOC112174507 gene encoding squalene monooxygenase SE1: MVSYEYILGGVLASLLGSVFFMIITSTFSAKKKVEDFKSDNGFVRMAQNGVFRPEMEEEEKSTDVVIVGAGVAGAALAYTLAKEGRRVHVIERDLSEPDRIVGELLQPGGYLKLIELGLEDCANESIDAQKVFGYALYKDGKDTKLSYPLEQYSSDVAGRSFHNGRFIQRMREKAAILSNVKLEQGSVTTLIEEKGIVKGVIYKNKDGEEMRTYAPLTIVCDGCFSNLRKSLSAPKVESPSCFVGLVLENCDLPHANHGHVILGDPSPILFYPISSTEIRCLVDVPGTKVPSVASGEMANYLKTVVAPQVPPQLYNAFMVAVEKGNIRSMQNKSMAANPVPTPGAILLGDSFNMRHPLTGGGMTVALSDIVLLRDLLRPLRDLNDAPALCNYLESFYTLRKPVSSTINTLAGALYKVFCASPDPARQEMREACFGYLSLGGICSYGPISLLSGLNPRPLHLFLHFFAVAIYGVGRLMLPFPSPQRMWLGFRLILSASGIIFPIIKGEGVRQMFFPATVPAYYRSPPVH; the protein is encoded by the exons ATGGTGTCTTACGAGTACATTCTGGGTGGAGTCTTGGCTTCTCTGCTCGGCTCTGTTTTCTTCATGATCATCACCAGCACTTTTAGCGCCAAGAAAAAGGTAGAGGATTTCAAGAGTGATAATGGGTTTGTGAGGATGGCGCAGAACGGTGTGTTTCGACCggagatggaggaggaggagaaaagtACCGACGTCGTCATTGTCGGCGCCGGAGTTGCCGGTGCAGCTCTTGCTTACACTCTTGCCAAG GAAGGACGCCGTGTACATGTTATTGAAAGAGACTTGAGTGAGCCGGACAGAATTGTTGGTGAGCTTTTGCAGCCTGGGGGTTATCTCAAGTTGATTGAGTTGGGTCTTGAAG ACTGTGCAAACGAGTCAATTGATGCTCAGAAGGTCTTTGGTTATGCTCTTTACAAAGATGGCAAGGATACAAAACTATCTTATCCGTTGGAGCAGTATAGTTCAGATGTGGCTGGGAGAAGTTTCCACAATGGGCGTTTTATTCAAAGAATGCGTGAAAAAGCTGCAATTCTTTCAAA TGTCAAATTGGAACAAGGATCGGTGACAACACTAATTGAGGAAAAGGGCATTGTTAAAGGGGTGATTTACAAGAACAAGGATGGAGAGGAGATGAGAACGTATGCTCCACTAACAATCGTCTGTGATGGCTGCTTTTCAAATCTGCGTAAATCTCTCAGTGCTCCAAAG GTTGAAAGTCCCTCTTGTTTTGTTGGTTTGGTGTTAGAGAACTGTGATCTTCCACATGCAAATCATGGACATGTGATTTTGGGAGACCCTTCACCCATCCTGTTTTATCCTATTAGTTCCACTGAGATTCGTTGTTTGGTCGATGTACCTGGGACAAAAGTACCTTCAGTTGCTAGTGGTGAAATGGCCAACTATTTGAAGACTGTGGTGGCTCCTCAG GTTCCCCCACAGCTCTACAATGCTTTTATGGTTGCAGTAGAGAAAGGAAACATTAGATCCATGCAAAACAAAAGCATGGCTGCTAATCCTGTTCCCACTCCTGGTGCAATTTTGTTGGGGGATTCATTCAACATGAGGCATCCTTTAACAGGAGGAGGAATGACTGTGGCTCTTTCAGACATAGTTCTTCTCCGCGATCTTCTTAGACCCCTACGTGATCTTAATGATGCACCTGCTTTGTGCAATTACCTTGAATCATTTTATACATTGCGTAAG CCTGTGTCATCTACTATAAACACATTGGCAGGTGCATTGTACAAAGTGTTTTGTGCATCGCCCGATCCAGCAAGACAGGAAATGCGTGAAGCATGTTTTGGCTATTTGAGCCTTGGAGGAATCTGTTCATATGGACCAATATCTCTGCTCTCTGGCCTTAACCCTCGTCCGCTGCACTTGTTCCTCCATTTCTTTGCTGTTGCTATCTACGGTGTTGGGCGCTTAATGCTTCCATTCCCTTCACCACAACGCATGTGGCTTGGGTTCAGATTGATCTTG agtGCATCAGGCATCATATTCCCCATTATAAAGGGAGAAGGAGTTAGACAGATGTTCTTTCCAGCAACGGTGCCAGCATATTATAGATCACCACCTGTTCATTGA